aaatcatcatcatagTCGACAACCCGCTCCATCATTAATCCCATCAAGACGCTATCCAACGTAAAAAATATGTGCAGGATCGCTGATTGATTACTGCAGCTCTCTATCTTTTGCCATTTTCCCTCCCGCTGAGATCGCACTTTTCGACACGTGAGCTGAAAGAATGGGCCGAACTCATGGTCGAGCGTGGTCTTCGGCTGCGAATACCATTTGAACTGTTCTGGTCGacggaagaaaaagaagaaagcgaACGTGCGATTGTGTTGcccgaggacgaggagcttGCAGAAGACGAATTACGGTTCCTGAGCGAACGACAAGCTTTGAAACCGTATTAAGCAAGGCATGATGTACTTTGTGGTTTCCAGGACACCCCTTCCTTTAAGAACAGAGCCGAAAGGAGGTCTTCTAGATCCGAATGAAATttgtggaaggtggagatCAAATGAGATTCAAGAGGCTGACATGTCAATCAAGCCTTTTAAAACCACCCAGCTCCTTGATgcacccttcttcaattcaAAAAAATTGAATTAACAAACTAGCCCCCCCCATCTCCTATATCTTGCTCGTTTCTAATACATAAGATGGCCCCAATTACCATCAAGGCAAGAGGTATCCTCTTCGATCTCGACGGTACTTTGATCAGTGAACAGTTTACTTGTAATACTTCTTGGGTTTTCCAATATCTGACCTTGCATGGCAGGCTCGACAACGATATGCGAGTCTGTATGGCATAAGTGGGCGGAAGTGTACCCCGTCGATCTTACAGAGGTGTTCAAGAGTACGTGCGAACGCCTATCCTGAGCGATTGATGGCTGAGCCGTTGTCTTGATCCGCATGACGAGCTGATCCGTTCCCTGACAGGTTCTCACGGTATCAGGACCAGAGAACTGCTGCGCCACTGGCTCAACATCACTGATCCGGTGGAGCTTGAGGTACGTATCCTACCAGTGACACTGGGTCCGACCGTCATCGAGACTGCTGATGGGATGGTGTCACATATTAGACAGCCACTGAGAAGTTTGAGACCGACGTACTCAAAGAGGCCCAACGGCTTGCGTCGATTGGTAAAGGTGGAATTACTTTACTCCCCGGGGTTGAGAAGCTCTTACTAGCCCTCAATGCAGCCTCTAAGGATGCTGCGAGATGGGCTATTGTCACTTCTGGTACGTTTGTTTATCAACTTCTTCCGTCCTAACGAACCACTGATCGATCACTTATTTCAGCGACCAATGCGTATGCCACCAATGCCATCAccactctttctctccccaGGACTTCTCATCTTATCACCGCAGATGAGGTTTCACAAGGCAAGCCCCACCCCGAGCCATACATCATGGGTGCTGCAGCCCTTGGATTGAAGCCAACAGACTGTATCGTCTTTGAGGATGCCCCATCAGGAGTGAAAGCAGGAGTTGCGAGTGGCGCACGAGTGGTTGCGGTTTGCACCAGTCACAAAAGGTCAGCTTTGGAGGGATTAGGTGCGCATTTGATCGTTGAGAACCTTTCAGAGTAAGCATACACGCCTTCTCTTTCGTACATGAGCTGACAGAGCATCTAGCATCAATCTTGACACTGAAGGGGACGAGGTTACTATCATATTTCCCAACTAATTATCATCATACGTACATCAAATTTATCTAGGGTTATCAGTGGGATCATCTGAATTACTGCTTCCATCGTTCGGTATGCTACATTTTGCATCAGTGAGCAACAAGAGCCTTGCTTTCGTCTAGTGTATACGTAAAAGAAGATCGGCATGAGCATGCTTCACCTCGGTCATCACCGACGTGACATTTTTGGCACCCAGGGCTCTGGCGGACTCTTTCGTTTGTAGGGCGAACATCCAAGGGAACAGGCTGAAGGTCATGGGCTGGACGCCCAAGTATACCACTGATAACTTGTTCATtcaagtggaagaggaggcaagGTATATTTCGCAACAGCTGGATCGATCTTAATTATTGGAAATTGAAGATTGTAAGGAATGGGTAAGAATTTAGTCTCTGATAGCCAGAACAGATTAGTTAGTAGTTGCATATCGGTTCCTCTGCTTTTTAGATTTTCCCCTGCCCATTTACTGTAATTAAAGGTTAATAAAATCGATTGTTAAGTAAGCTTTTGAAAATCGCCCCGTCGATTTTTGAGGTTATTTAACCATCAATTTTTCTTTATAAATAAGGTTAATTATGAAACATCAACAGGAAAAGTCGATCTCCTGCTGGCATCGATTTTCTACGATTTATATCGATTTTTGTCTGATGCCATGAATTGAAACTCCTTGGGTCTCGTCGCGTCTTTCCTGGGGACAGAAGAGCTTCCCCCACGCAGTACAATCTATAACGTTACGTGGGACTCCGCTTGAGCGTGTTACAACAGCTAAATCGCCGATTTTTCTAAAAATCGATTAAAAAAAATCGATGCGTGAGCACCCCCTCACCTGTCCCGATCTCAGTGCGTACCCTTTGCCGATCCTTCTATTTGATTCCGCGGGCTTCCACGTCGACAAGGACGTTTTTGCTGTGCCAGCACATCAATGTTGAGTTTGCCACCTGACTTCCACATTCTTTATTATACGTACAcgccttcttttcccatttccctttctttttcttgttgTAACATTAGTACCCCGCCACGTCATCGCACCTATTTCCACTCTCGCAATGGCTACCGCTGTcgcttccccttccttaCTCTCCCCTATTCCTTCTACTTCCAAACGCTCtgccccttctccttcatcatcacaACCTGTCAAGCGTCCTCGTCAATCTAGTTCATCATccaaggatgaggacgaggtaGCCGCaagtgatgaagagctggatGAAGAAACTCGTGCAAAGCTGGCCCGCAAAGAAGCTAGAGTGAGTATTCTTCCTTTGTCAATCGATGGGACGCGTTTTAACTCTCCTAATGTAGACCATCCGTAATCGCGAATCAGCTCAAAGATCGCGTAACGCCCGCAAAGCCCATGTTGCATGGCTAGAGAAGCGCGTAGTCGAGTTGGAGGCAGAAAATCGCTCTCTGAAAGGAGAGCCACCAACGTCGACGGATCCGGTTCCGACTGCGGCTACGCCCGAGCCCGCCGCACAGCCTCCTGCGCGAGAAGCTTCCACAGAGCACGACGTATTGTCCTTCGCCAACGACCTTGGTATCCCAGCAGAAGTTGTCAGCAGTGGTGTAAGCTTGTCGAACGTCGCGCCTCCTCCATCGAGCGTAGATGTAGACGTCAAGCCCATCATCGAGCCTTCACCTCTCACACTCGCATCGCCTGCTGTGGTGTTGACCTCGAATGACGACCTAATGGCAATCAAGACGGAGAACGCAAACCTGAGGCAAAGAGTAACATTGCTGGAGAACCTCGTTAAGCAGGTCGTGGCCATTGCCAATTTCAGCCCGCCTGTCCCTTCTACATCTCAACGAACCCCAGTCAACCAGTTTGCATCATTACCTGCGCAATCGTCTCTTGATTGGTCGTCAACGCTCTCGGCGACATCCATTCTGCCTGCTGGTCTTTCTTCTACCCTTTCGCCTGGCCTTCCTGCCCGTAACTCTACtgtctccaccacctcggCTTCTCAGCTTCCACACCTTGCCCAGACCTCTCAACCGGAGCTGGCGTCTTCCCGAAATGTATCGAACTCCGTCGCTTGCCACTCAGCAGTAGTGGCGACTACATCAGCACCTCTTATCAAAGGGAGGCTTGGTGTGGCCCTGCAGCGGGCGAGGGGGAATTATTCGATGCACTCTTTGGCGTTGGCGTTGGCGAAGGACGAGAAGCGGATGGCGCAGGTAGCGAGGTTAATCATCGCCTTGGCGAGACACAAGGGCTGGATATCTCACCCTCAACAATCCAATCAGTCCCTGAACATGGCGTGGAAGGGATGCTTGGAAGGGAGGAAATGCAGGCAGCGGTCGAGAGTTGGGATGAGGCGATGAAGGCGTTGATTGAGGATCTTGAGGGAgggcagaaggaggagaaggccggtgacagagaggaagagctgaaaGGGATGGAATGGTTGAACGTTGAGAGGGGTATTAtggcttgaagaagaaacaaaatAACACTTTTCTACGTACACACCAAATTTACATACATATAGCTGTCGACCATCGGCCACGACATTCGTCCTGCCATCAAACCGACCAATTCCGACTTCCTTTGGTGTTTCAATCCTCATTTTCCGTGGCCCATTCTAGGGAACCACTATTACCGCAGCTCGCCGACCCCTATTTCTCCGTAATTTTCACCCGCTCCCGAAAGGTTTGAGCCGTGATCACGTGAGTGGGGAACGAAGCTGTATCGATAATGTGTTTCCAAGTGAGGGTTTTCAGGAGGGTGTCGAGAGAGTGCTGAAGGGACGGGGAACTGCAAGGGGCGAGAGTAGTTCAATGCTGTCGGTTCGCGTAGCGATGCTTTTTTTGTATCAACATTCACCTAGATAGATTGAAGTGAAATGTATATACTTGATTCTTCACTGTTGCTCGATCGTCAATAGGGCATATCCGAATCAAGGAAGTTCcaattttttttaaatCAGCCCTGGTAATGAGAGGGTTTACATTGGTATCGCTGCTACGTGGTGATTATTTGAATTTCGCGCGAGGGCATGCTATGTAGGGCTTGAGGGGAAGGTCCACCAGTGCGCCAAATGAAAGGGCCATCTGTCTCCTTCCAGCTCTGACTCAGTGGCTCAACGGATACGGTGAGTGAGACGTTTAGCCAGCGCTAAAACAGATCGACTCCTCCAGGATCCGGTATTTGGCTTGCGCCTTTCGAGAGGTACATACGTAGCGACTACGGTACCCATAGATATGAGGTGAGCCTACTTCTTCCTACTAACCCTTACTCTTTCACCCTATGGGCAGCTCGACCTCTTTACAAGTTCCTTAGATCACGCCCTTGGGTGTAGTGAGAATAGAGAAGAAATAGATGTCGAGAGGACTGTTGAGTTGAATCGGAATGCTTCCACTAGTGGGGCTGTCAGCGAAGTGGATGACGATAGAAAGGCTTAATTATCGTATGTTCAAGGGGATGATCTCGCCTTTGGATTGAGTACTTGTGACAATTTTGATGTATAATGCGTTTTTGCTGGAGCCAAAATTATGTGCATAGGACTTTCATGTTTGAGTCGGTAGATAACGTGTATAATATATATCTCATGCACTCCTGTTATAAATAATAAAATGATACAACAATTATATACCTGCGTCTGCCAGATTTCTGCAGTAAGCGATTATTCTCCAGCGATAACCCAGAGTTAGTGATCTTTATCTCCCCCTATAATCCATCCACCCGCTGGTTATCTCTAGCCCCATGTCCTTGCCCCATTCATCGAAGAATTCCTGCAGCCCATCTTGTGCTTCGTCTGCATCCTTCGAAGTAGAACTCTCCTTTGATAAGTTCTCAGTTTGACTTTCTATTGATATATCGGGAACAACAAGACCCGCTTTATTTTCCGCGCGATCAAGAGGCGTCATTAAGTCCGTCAAGGACGTCTTTGGTTCCATACCCCGATGCCCTACTCCTCTTATACTATTTTCACCTGTGGGCTTTGGAGATTGCCCATTGCGTTCCCCATCTTCGGGTTTACCGTTATTAAACCAAGTACGAACAGAGTACAATTGCTCATTATCAGGGCATCGCCCACTGCTATTGAAGTCTGAGAGGAATTCTCGATCCCAGGTGTGGGGGAAAAGGTCATTGAGAACCTTTGCTGTCGAAGGATTGGTCGATGACGAGTTGGTGGACCTCAAATTCTGTGTACTGTCTTGACCGAAACCACCTTGGGCGCTTGACCCGCTTTCTGAGGCTACCTCGGGACTTGCAAAGCTCGAAGGACTGCTATGATGGGATTCGCCACTTCCCGCGAGActatccatctcctcgaCCAAGCGGCTATGGAAAAAGGTGAGTCGCATAACCGATTGATCATTTTGGAGATCTAGCTCTCCAGTTGCTATGGCGTTCTCGATGAGTTCC
The Cryptococcus neoformans var. neoformans B-3501A chromosome 13, whole genome shotgun sequence DNA segment above includes these coding regions:
- a CDS encoding hypothetical protein (Match to ESTs gb|CF183915.1|CF183915, gb|CF183902.1|CF183902, gb|CF183640.1|CF183640; HMMPfam hit to bZIP, bZIP transcription factor, score: 38.9, E(): 1.4e-08): MATAVASPSLLSPIPSTSKRSAPSPSSSQPVKRPRQSSSSSKDEDEVAASDEELDEETRAKLARKEARTIRNRESAQRSRNARKAHVAWLEKRVVELEAENRSLKGEPPTSTDPVPTAATPEPAAQPPAREASTEHDVLSFANDLGIPAEVVSSGVSLSNVAPPPSSVDVDVKPIIEPSPLTLASPAVVLTSNDDLMAIKTENANLRQRVTLLENLVKQVVAIANFSPPVPSTSQRTPVNQFASLPAQSSLDWSSTLSATSILPAGLSSTLSPGLPARNSTVSTTSASQLPHLAQTSQPELASSRNVSNSVACHSARARGNYSMHSLALALAKDEKRMAQVARLIIALARHKGWISHPQQSNQSLNMAWKGCLEGRKCRQRSRVGMRR
- a CDS encoding hypothetical protein (Similar to gi|46098862|gb|EAK84095.1| hypothetical protein UM02923.1 [Ustilago maydis 521], FASTA scores: opt: 533, E(): 2.7e-29, (38.627% identity (69.099% similar) in 233 aa overlap (4-228:5-237)); HMMPfam hit to Hydrolase, haloacid dehalogenase-like hydrolase, score: 83.0, E(): 7.6e-22), coding for MAPITIKARGILFDLDGTLISSTTICESVWHKWAEVYPVDLTEVFKSSHGIRTRELLRHWLNITDPVELETATEKFETDVLKEAQRLASIGKGGITLLPGVEKLLLALNAASKDAARWAIVTSATNAYATNAITTLSLPRTSHLITADEVSQGKPHPEPYIMGAAALGLKPTDCIVFEDAPSGVKAGVASGARVVAVCTSHKRSALEGLGAHLIVENLSDINLDTEGDEGYQWDHLNYCFHRSVCYILHQ